A portion of the Paucilactobacillus hokkaidonensis JCM 18461 genome contains these proteins:
- a CDS encoding 3'-5' exoribonuclease YhaM family protein has product MANKKLFEFDVDEVMDIFVLIKSADARLAKNGKRFLSITFEDDSGELAGMYWDAKDEDVALFAPGKVVKLNAKRENYQGKPQVRIIGLRLAKETEPHDPSYFLPHAPEKRTEIEEQIDQFIFEITEPTWNRIVRNLMQKHHEAFFTFPAAKTNHHAFAGGLSFHTLSILRLAKSVVEQYEGINAPLLYAGTILHDLGKTEELSGPVSTSYTVAGNLIGHISLVDGEIVAACQTLKLDSEQEDVLLLRHVVLAHHGMLEYGSPVTPHVLEAEILHRLDEMDASIMMIQGALAHTKPGEFSEKVFGLDKRNFYKSAE; this is encoded by the coding sequence ATGGCAAACAAAAAGTTATTTGAATTTGATGTAGATGAAGTGATGGATATCTTTGTTTTAATCAAAAGTGCTGATGCAAGGTTGGCTAAAAATGGTAAGCGATTTTTGTCAATTACCTTTGAGGATGATTCTGGTGAATTAGCAGGTATGTATTGGGATGCAAAGGATGAAGATGTAGCCTTATTTGCGCCAGGAAAAGTGGTAAAACTAAACGCCAAACGAGAAAATTATCAAGGTAAGCCACAGGTTAGAATTATTGGGTTGCGATTGGCGAAAGAGACAGAGCCTCATGATCCAAGTTATTTTTTGCCCCATGCTCCTGAAAAACGGACGGAAATTGAAGAGCAAATTGATCAGTTTATTTTTGAAATTACCGAACCTACTTGGAATCGAATTGTCCGCAATTTAATGCAAAAACATCATGAAGCCTTCTTTACTTTTCCGGCTGCCAAAACAAATCATCATGCATTTGCAGGGGGATTATCATTTCATACGTTGTCAATTTTAAGATTGGCTAAGTCAGTTGTTGAACAATATGAAGGAATTAATGCTCCATTGCTATATGCCGGTACTATTTTACATGATTTAGGAAAAACGGAGGAGTTATCAGGACCAGTTTCAACAAGTTATACAGTTGCTGGTAATTTGATCGGGCATATATCGCTTGTGGATGGTGAGATTGTTGCTGCTTGTCAAACCTTGAAACTAGATTCGGAGCAAGAGGATGTTTTGTTATTACGCCATGTTGTTTTAGCGCATCATGGAATGTTGGAATATGGTTCACCAGTGACACCACATGTATTAGAGGCTGAAATTCTTCATCGTTTAGATGAAATGGATGCATCAATCATGATGATTCAGGGCGCTTTAGCACATACTAAGCCAGGTGAGTTTTCGGAAAAGGTGTTTGGGTTAGATAAACGTAACTTTTATAAGAGTGCGGAGTAA
- a CDS encoding peptidylprolyl isomerase: MKKWLAILAGVALMVPLAACGNKAVATTSGGKITESAYYSSLKSTSSGKQVLQQMILNKVLEKQYGDDVSKSAVTKEYNTYKSQYGSSFSSVLSQNSMTTSSLKDEIRSNLLLKAAVKDHTTISQKDINKQWKSFQPKVQTAEILVAKKADAQSIIDTLNNTDGDKLKAFKKLAKSKSTDTSNKSDGGVVSAFDNTDTSLDSAYKKAAFKLKTNEYTTSPVKTDSGYQVIYMVKNPGKGTEKQHTADLKDQIITEDMSNSTKLHSVVTKVLKKGNVSIKDSDLKNILDDYLATSSSTTTSSN, from the coding sequence ATGAAAAAATGGCTTGCAATTCTAGCCGGGGTGGCACTGATGGTGCCATTGGCAGCGTGTGGTAACAAGGCTGTCGCCACCACGAGTGGTGGTAAAATTACAGAAAGTGCTTATTACAGCAGCTTGAAATCAACTTCAAGTGGTAAACAAGTGCTACAACAAATGATTTTAAATAAGGTATTGGAAAAACAATATGGTGATGACGTTTCTAAATCGGCTGTCACAAAAGAATACAATACTTACAAATCACAATACGGTTCATCATTTAGCAGCGTTCTATCACAAAACAGTATGACAACCTCTAGTTTAAAAGATGAAATTCGTTCTAACTTGTTGTTAAAGGCTGCTGTTAAAGACCATACGACGATAAGTCAAAAAGATATCAACAAACAATGGAAGTCATTCCAACCAAAAGTACAGACTGCTGAAATTTTAGTTGCTAAAAAAGCTGATGCTCAAAGTATTATTGATACCTTGAATAATACAGATGGCGACAAATTAAAAGCATTCAAGAAATTGGCTAAGAGCAAGTCAACTGACACTTCGAATAAAAGTGATGGCGGTGTTGTCAGTGCATTTGATAACACAGATACCTCTTTAGACTCTGCTTATAAGAAAGCTGCTTTCAAGCTTAAGACCAACGAGTATACAACTTCACCTGTTAAAACTGATAGTGGTTACCAAGTTATTTACATGGTTAAAAACCCAGGTAAAGGAACCGAAAAACAACATACAGCTGATCTAAAAGACCAAATCATTACTGAAGACATGAGTAACAGTACTAAGCTTCATAGTGTGGTTACGAAGGTCTTGAAGAAGGGTAATGTTTCTATCAAGGATAGCGATTTGAAGAATATTCTAGATGATTATCTAGCAACATCATCTTCAACTACGACTTCATCAAATTAG
- a CDS encoding HIT family protein, giving the protein MDDCIFCKIIANEIPSYTVYEDDVVKAFLDISQGTPGHTLVIPKKHVPDLFAYDEDLASKVFARIPKIARAVRASNPTIKGMNVLNNNGTVAYQSVFHSHFHLIPRYTDDDDFKMVFKDNSANYTPADYQKIQQSIIDHLEV; this is encoded by the coding sequence ATGGATGATTGTATTTTTTGCAAAATCATTGCAAATGAAATTCCTAGCTATACTGTTTATGAAGATGACGTTGTCAAAGCTTTTTTAGATATTTCTCAAGGAACGCCTGGACACACGCTTGTAATTCCTAAAAAACACGTACCAGACTTGTTCGCTTACGATGAAGACCTAGCTAGCAAAGTCTTTGCCCGGATTCCAAAGATCGCTCGGGCCGTTAGAGCTTCCAATCCAACTATCAAGGGAATGAATGTTTTAAATAATAATGGTACTGTGGCGTATCAATCAGTATTTCACTCCCATTTTCACTTAATCCCTCGCTACACTGATGATGACGATTTTAAAATGGTATTCAAAGATAATTCAGCTAACTACACACCAGCCGACTATCAAAAAATTCAACAATCAATCATTGACCACCTGGAGGTTTAA
- a CDS encoding ABC transporter ATP-binding protein, which translates to MTLKVEHIVGGYSQIPVLNDVSFDVANGELVGLIGLNGAGKSTTINHIIGLLTPFKGSIKIDGVSLQQDSEKYKSQIAYIPETPVLYDELTLKEHLELTMTAYSLEPKAAWQRVNALLKIFRLDNKLDWFPANFSKGMKQKVMICSAFMTQAKLFIIDEPFYGLDPLAVRDLLTQIEAVKQRGAAVLMSTHVLDTAEKYCDRFVLLANGQIKAKGTLNELRQLGDGKDESLDDIYLSLAKEDLDGKTV; encoded by the coding sequence ATGACATTAAAAGTTGAACACATCGTGGGTGGTTACTCACAGATTCCAGTTTTAAATGACGTCAGTTTTGACGTGGCAAATGGAGAGCTAGTTGGTTTAATTGGCTTGAATGGAGCAGGTAAATCAACCACTATCAATCATATTATCGGTTTATTAACGCCGTTTAAGGGTTCTATTAAAATTGATGGTGTCAGTTTGCAACAAGATAGTGAAAAATATAAGAGCCAAATTGCTTATATTCCAGAAACACCGGTTTTATATGATGAATTGACGTTAAAAGAACACCTTGAATTAACAATGACAGCCTATAGCTTAGAGCCTAAAGCAGCTTGGCAGCGGGTTAATGCGTTATTAAAAATATTTCGATTGGATAATAAGTTAGATTGGTTTCCAGCTAATTTTTCTAAAGGGATGAAACAAAAAGTAATGATTTGTTCCGCCTTTATGACGCAGGCAAAGTTGTTTATTATTGATGAACCATTCTATGGACTTGATCCATTAGCTGTGCGTGATTTATTAACCCAAATTGAAGCAGTTAAGCAACGTGGTGCTGCAGTTTTAATGTCGACCCATGTTTTGGATACTGCCGAAAAATACTGTGATCGCTTTGTATTATTGGCAAATGGTCAGATCAAGGCTAAAGGGACTTTAAATGAATTAAGACAATTAGGTGACGGCAAGGATGAATCGCTAGATGACATCTATTTGTCATTAGCAAAGGAAGATTTAGATGGAAAAACTGTATAA
- a CDS encoding ABC transporter permease encodes MEKLYKKRRSQHFLLLLRYWRLVFNDHFMIALFVFLGALIWGYSQALGQLKPTIWWAKPVTIVILLVLVQLGRLATLIESADPVFLLPQSKMMDHYLAQSKRYSLVLAELIVVICTVIVMPFLLAATTTTTLQVGFIILTVAVLKAAWMDSALTKLYERSMQQRWIKLIAQWIIPLVILVVTIEVNPIVGFVLALAWLGWAKHLLIKSKNQLLNWRLAVATERQRMLGVYRFFNLFTDVPAVQGTIHRRRYLDFIVHFLSRDKSVFSYLYARGLVRGTEVSGLIVRLTLIGMVIVFFVPEFWLNLILYLLFIYLITVQIVPFYWQYDNHVFTHLYPVQATEKNRSFQKIISKIMLIAALLLWLASSTTQLSLSAMGIKLVLGIVEVWLLCGVYTKVRIANKN; translated from the coding sequence ATGGAAAAACTGTATAAAAAACGGCGAAGTCAACATTTTTTATTATTATTACGATACTGGCGCTTAGTTTTCAATGATCATTTTATGATTGCTTTGTTTGTTTTTTTAGGAGCGTTAATTTGGGGCTATTCCCAAGCTCTGGGGCAACTAAAGCCAACTATTTGGTGGGCTAAGCCAGTTACAATCGTAATTTTATTAGTCTTAGTTCAACTTGGGCGGTTAGCAACGTTGATTGAGTCTGCGGATCCGGTCTTTTTATTACCACAAAGTAAAATGATGGACCACTATTTAGCACAGTCGAAAAGGTATAGCCTTGTACTGGCAGAATTAATAGTTGTTATATGTACAGTGATTGTGATGCCATTTTTATTAGCTGCTACAACTACGACCACATTGCAAGTTGGTTTCATTATTTTAACCGTGGCGGTATTGAAGGCCGCTTGGATGGATTCGGCATTAACTAAGTTATATGAGCGAAGCATGCAGCAACGCTGGATTAAGTTGATAGCCCAATGGATAATACCGTTGGTGATCTTAGTTGTTACCATCGAAGTGAACCCAATTGTAGGATTTGTATTGGCACTGGCCTGGCTTGGATGGGCCAAACACCTGTTAATTAAGTCTAAAAATCAATTATTAAATTGGCGGTTAGCCGTTGCTACTGAAAGACAACGAATGCTTGGGGTGTATCGTTTCTTTAATCTATTTACGGATGTACCGGCAGTTCAAGGGACTATTCATCGGCGTAGGTATCTAGATTTTATTGTGCACTTTTTAAGTCGCGATAAGTCCGTCTTTTCTTACTTGTATGCTCGTGGTTTAGTTCGTGGGACAGAAGTTAGCGGCCTAATTGTTCGTTTGACACTAATCGGAATGGTGATTGTGTTTTTTGTCCCCGAGTTTTGGCTGAATTTAATTTTATATCTACTGTTTATTTACCTAATCACCGTTCAAATCGTGCCTTTCTATTGGCAATATGACAACCACGTCTTTACCCATCTATATCCAGTTCAGGCAACAGAAAAAAATCGTAGCTTTCAAAAAATAATAAGTAAGATAATGTTGATTGCAGCATTATTGCTCTGGTTAGCAAGCAGCACAACTCAGTTATCCTTGAGTGCAATGGGTATCAAGTTAGTTTTAGGAATCGTTGAAGTATGGTTACTGTGTGGTGTGTACACAAAAGTTAGGATTGCAAATAAAAATTAA
- the trmB gene encoding tRNA (guanosine(46)-N7)-methyltransferase TrmB, translated as MRVRNKPWAQPLIDANTELITETPDQFAGKWQGRFEQSQPIHVEIGTGKGQFIVGMAKAHPEINFVGVEIQKSVAALALKLALNENLPNLQLVAGAGESIDTYFNAGEVSRVYLNFSDPWPKTRHEKRRLTYKAFLNSYQNILPADGIIELKTDNQGFFEYSLMSLNNFGLVFDHVWLDLHNSEENENNVETEYEQKFSAKGQPIYKVKAHFRG; from the coding sequence ATGCGAGTTAGAAATAAGCCGTGGGCACAACCGTTGATTGATGCTAATACTGAATTAATTACAGAAACGCCAGATCAGTTTGCTGGTAAATGGCAGGGGCGGTTTGAACAATCACAGCCAATCCATGTTGAAATTGGTACCGGCAAGGGTCAATTTATTGTTGGAATGGCTAAGGCACATCCAGAGATTAATTTTGTAGGGGTAGAGATTCAAAAATCTGTGGCTGCTCTAGCTTTAAAGCTGGCCTTAAATGAGAACTTGCCTAACCTGCAGTTAGTTGCTGGTGCCGGGGAGTCAATTGATACTTATTTTAATGCCGGAGAGGTGAGTCGGGTTTATTTGAACTTTTCTGATCCATGGCCTAAAACAAGACATGAAAAACGACGATTAACGTATAAGGCGTTTTTAAATTCGTATCAAAATATTTTGCCTGCTGATGGGATAATTGAATTGAAAACAGATAATCAAGGCTTTTTCGAATATTCGTTGATGAGTTTGAATAATTTTGGACTGGTTTTTGATCATGTCTGGCTCGATTTGCATAATAGTGAGGAAAACGAAAATAATGTCGAAACTGAATATGAACAAAAATTTAGTGCGAAAGGACAACCAATTTATAAGGTGAAGGCTCATTTTAGAGGGTAA